Proteins encoded within one genomic window of Telopea speciosissima isolate NSW1024214 ecotype Mountain lineage unplaced genomic scaffold, Tspe_v1 Tspe_v1.0253, whole genome shotgun sequence:
- the LOC122647872 gene encoding protein GIGANTEA-like, whose protein sequence is MTSTCERWIDRLPFSSLFWPSPHDAQQRQVQITAYVEYFGQFTSERFPEDIAELIRSRYPSKGKCLLDDVLAMFVLHHPEHGHAVVHPIISCIIDGTLVYDKDSPPFSSFISLVCPSSENDCSEQWALACGEILRVLTHYNRPVYKAENQNSEAERSSSGSYATTSTSSEKEACNSSSQQHEKKPIRPLSPWITDILLAAPLGIRSDYFRWCGGVMGKYTAGGELKPPTTASGRGSGKHPQLMPSTPRWAVANGAAVILSVCDEEVARYETATLTAAAVPALLLPPPTTALDEHLVAGLPALEPYARLFHRYYAIATPSATQRLLLGLLEAPPSWAPDALDAAVQLVELLRAAEDYASGGMRVSSVLTWTIFVFGPFRPYRCLSVLHQNLNICQ, encoded by the exons GTTCAAATTACTGCTTATGTTGAGTATTTTGGTCAATTTACATCAGAAAGGTTTCCTGAAGACATTGCTGAG CTAATCCGAAGTCGTTATCCATCCAAGGGAAAGTGCCTTCTTGATGATGTTTTGG CAATGTTTGTCCTCCATCATCCAGAACATGGGCACGCTGTTGTTCATCCAATTATTTCATGTATAATTGATGGTACATTGGTGTATGACAAGGATAGCCCTCCATTtagttctttcatttctttggtCTGCCCAAGCAGCGAG AATGACTGTTCTGAACAATGGGCTCTAGCATGCGGGGAAATTTTGCGGGTATTGACTCACTATAATCGGCCAGTTTACAAAGCTGAAAATCAGAACAGTGAAGCAGAGAGAAGCAGTAGTGGCAGCTATGCCACAACAAGTACCTCTTCTGAGAAGGAAGCCTGTAATTCATCTTCGCAGCAACATGAGAAAAAACCTATAAGACCGTTGTCTCCCTGGATTACTGATATATTGCTTGCTGCACCTCTGGGTATTAGAAGCGATTATTTTCGATG GTGTGGTGGGGTCATGGGTAAATACACAGCTGGAGGAGAACTGAAACCACCTACAACTG CTTCTGGTCGTGGATCTGGGAAGCATCCTCAGCTTATGCCATCAACTCCCAGATGGGCTGTTGCTAATGGTGCTGCTGTTATACTAAGTGTCTGTGATGAGGAAGTTGCACGATATGAGACTGCTACTTTAACAGCCGCTGCTGTACCTGCACTTTTGCTTCCTCCTCCAACAACAGCTTTAGATGAGCATCTGGTTGCTGGGTTGCCAGCTCTCGAGCCATATGCACGTTTGTTTCATCG GTATTATGCCATTGCCACTCCAAGTGCCACACAAAGACTTTTACTTGGACTTCTTGAAGCGCCACCATCATGGGCTCCAGATGCACTTGATGCTGCTGTGCAGCTTGTGGAACTGCTCAGAGCAGCTGAAGATTATGCATCTGGTGGCATGCGGGTAAGTAGTGTCCTAACTTGGACCATATTTGTTTTTGGCCCATTTAGGCCATACCGTTGTTTGTCGGTTCTGCACCAGAatttgaacatatgtcaatAA